A genomic segment from Triticum dicoccoides isolate Atlit2015 ecotype Zavitan chromosome 1A, WEW_v2.0, whole genome shotgun sequence encodes:
- the LOC119282427 gene encoding 60S ribosomal protein L36-3-like, with protein MAPSQPKSGLFVGINKGHVVTKRELPPRPSDRKGKGTKRVHFVRNLIREVAGFAPYEKRITELLKVGKDKRALKVAKRKLGTHKRAKKKREEMSSVLRKMRSAGTGTDKKK; from the exons ATGGCTCCGTCGCAGCCCAAGTCGGGCCTCTTCGTGGGCATCAACAAGGGCCACGTCGTCACCAAGCGCGAGCTGCCGCCGCGCCCGTCCGACCGCAAGGGG AAAGGTACCAAGAGGGTGCATTTCGTCAGGAACTTGATCAGGGAGGTCGCTGGGTTTGCTCCGTATGAGAAGCGTATCACTGAGCTTCTCAAGGTTGGCAAGGACAAGCGTGCCCTGAAGGTGGCGAAGCGAAAGTTGGGTACCCACAAGAGGGCGAAGAAGAAGAGAGAGGAGATGTCCAGTGTCCTCAGGAAGATGAG ATCTGCTGGAACTGGAACAGACAAGAAGAAATAG